The following are from one region of the Populus trichocarpa isolate Nisqually-1 chromosome 8, P.trichocarpa_v4.1, whole genome shotgun sequence genome:
- the LOC18101600 gene encoding RING-H2 finger protein ATL16: MDLVSKSYGSQSLPPMTSPGGSSIFGPRTHSSDTSFPIIAIAIIGILATAFLLVSYYIFVIKCCLNWHRIDLLRRLSLSRNGNHEDPLMAYSPAAIVSRGLDESVIRSIPVFKFKKEGNSFSNLGERNFCECAVCLNEFQEAERLRNLPNCNHVFHIDCIDVWLQSNANCPLCRTSISSTTRFPIDYVIAPSSSPQDPNPYSGSPMGGDEDYVVIELSNHSSTDQTLLAAHERLNSGELSARSVSPSPKTIEQRVGHKKSRKFNKVTSMGDECIDTRGKDDQFGLIQPIRRSFSMDSSADWQLYLSIQEIVQQSRQLTEVSPVEGCSGRARRTFFSFGHVRGSRSNTVLPVYLQS, translated from the coding sequence ATGGATCTTGTAAGCAAAAGCTATGGCTCTCAATCTCTTCCACCAATGACAAGTCCTGGTGGCTCATCAATTTTTGGACCTCGTACTCATTCTTCAGATACAAGCTTCCCAATTATAGCCATTGCCATTATAGGAATTCTGGCCACGGCTTTCTTGCTAGTAAGCTATTACATCTTTGTCATCAAATGCTGTCTGAATTGGCACCGTATCGATCTTCTAAGGCGATTATCCCTATCAAGAAATGGAAATCACGAAGACCCTTTGATGGCCTACTCTCCTGCTGCAATAGTGTCGCGTGGACTTGACGAGTCAGTGATAAGGTCAATCCCAGTATTTAAGTTCAAGAAAGAAGGGAACAGTTTTAGTAACCTTGGCGAAAGAAACTTCTGCGAGTGTGCAGTTTGCTTGAACGAGTTTCAAGAAGCCGAGAGGCTAAGAAATTTACCAAATTGTAACCATGTTTTTCATATTGATTGCATTGATGTTTGGCTTCAAAGCAATGCTAATTGCCCACTCTGTAGAACAAGCATTTCGAGCACCACAAGATTCCCAATTGATTATGTTATTGCTCCAAGCTCTTCACCCCAAGATCCAAATCCTTACAGTGGAAGTCCCATGGGCGGAGATGAAGATTACGTTGTCATTGAGTTAAGTAATCACAGCTCTACAGATCAAACATTGCTTGCAGCACATGAAAGATTGAATTCAGGAGAGTTATCAGCACGTTCAGTTAGTCCTTCGCCGAAGACGATAGAGCAGAGAGTTGGTCACAAGAAATCAAGGAAGTTTAATAAGGTTACCAGCATGGGAGATGAATGCATTGATACTAGAGGCAAAGATGATCAATTCGGATTGATTCAACCCATCAGAAGGTCTTTTTCAATGGACTCGTCAGCAGATTGGCAGCTTTATTTATCTATTCAAGAGATAGTGCAGCAGAGCAGGCAACTAACCGAGGTCAGTCCGGTTGAAGGTTGTAGTGGTAGAGCAAGaagaactttcttttcttttggtcaTGTTAGAGGATCCAGAAGCAATACAGTCTTACCTGTTTATTTGCAGTCGTAA